Proteins from one Apis cerana isolate GH-2021 linkage group LG11, AcerK_1.0, whole genome shotgun sequence genomic window:
- the LOC107997715 gene encoding uncharacterized protein LOC107997715 translates to MAVQTSHLEAIQALPGDTPGEKYKWISNLIKERLSESNSLEEVIESEKIPRPLVSFVQIHAAMMLNKKNPNNQSTYAAIAEALKSRDEIIVNKALQANNFFNGTNEYITNVQYFFNYLFPYVSLNTRTRIINVLASRLASKNPALAEEFFKAVASFYGLKQALPLLPACSESFMYNIIIEKRIVLNRKLIKQIFRKNPDFIVRYFKLSEQNIDPCERRLHPINIYKFSDFLPKLIKKRLDSFVELYEMFEPRVTLSNLCAEAFLKNGKEHLQQKPKLYIKILPLKRISNNCMEIIFPKLFPTNIDNFETDTMLDYLEYYRQDKKLDFFLKSYKQVYGKNILDDSSKVTATLLKMLPVKERIKQARIKLQRDSSDERMDYTICWKCYLPINESIPQLKEQINTTSEMEYRSALVCKMIYSCKVNNDDQALLETMMYIKIRHKNEQGLFLMQVFEILLELYDLPQMGENFWSILMDIIMRAHIKGDLNIRNTTGVRIVEAAIHYKILQSQPIYQMIEIFMELKMMSYMDNWNILEKYSEYERTCLEICITIASQKYDSDQQPWKQNKIEMVYNLCSSIYHFNDTHINKTYRVERMSIKNYPWLIGKVKEILSADDERHNRYVIDNLKRILSKHEQDLYESLVVEEIANVSKGEALKVLKRNPEKILAHWKEYLDECQDISYTVHTIRFLKASRWYNEIPIKFVEQSLQDLEKKKKVCKILVNLLDGDTFSRIIEPFIPTYKSIDIQNDEAKTNYELVEHIIHCMIFANPPVSLTLLTKLFEGDYLSVALAALINVCRRTNAMDTISFARTLASQRVSVRKHGIRLMHMLAPRDQLINFLQAQWEIEENHSIREVLFSKSMELFSDDPESITWSHLASLISMLTPKDEHLFSNVLPLIKLTPNEYVADFMKLALYTIDKFAEADVIGKGKIAHYIESFLSCIDAGICNLVSEEFFELLVRRFFFHQDSGISNCAIKYIVGNMLRLPADKFDSLMKIMCNVLKEVVKSGWDVAHPENPCFYPVNEIVCRFIDDVVHYSYSFQPSAIKYQLIDGILSTFLVVLTPQTDTMSYLMLVFAREQISSKTPKEFGMNLGQRIIELIEMFSILFIFYMTDILCNMLSEVNLFQEYNNNYDTIDIKLEVIEGLIEIGSMEAGIVAAKLSGTITLDECSERYNNLMIKLSKYNDPVIKGIVCSIINRKKF, encoded by the coding sequence ATGGCTGTGCAAACATCTCATTTGGAGGCTATCCAAGCGCTACCTGGCGACACACCCGGCGAGAAGTACAAATGGATAAGCAATCTAATAAAAGAACGATTGTCCGAGTCGAACAGCCTGGAAGAAGTGATCGAATCCGAGAAGATTCCCAGGCCGCTCGTATCTTTTGTTCAAATACACGCAGCTATGATGCTGAACAAAAAGAATCCAAATAATCAGAGCACCTATGCGGCTATAGCGGAGGCTCTCAAATCCAGGGACGAAATAATCGTGAACAAAGCGTTACAGGCGAACAATTTCTTCAATGGAACCAACGAATACATTACTAATGTTCAGTACTTTTTCAACTACCTCTTTCCATACGTTTCTTTAAACACCAGAACGCGAATCATCAATGTTTTAGCCTCTCGACTGGCGTCCAAGAATCCTGCCCTGGCCGAAGAATTCTTCAAGGCAGTGGCTTCGTTTTACGGGCTGAAACAAGCGCTGCCGTTGCTACCAGCTTGTAGCGAGTCTTTCATGTACAACATTATCATAGAGAAAAGAATCGTTCTAAATCGGAAGCTGATCAAGCAGATCTTCCGCAAGAATCCGGATTTCATCGTGCGGTATTTTAAATTGAGCGAGCAGAACATCGATCCCTGCGAGAGGCGTCTTCAtccgataaatatttataagttcaGCGACTTCCTGCCCAAATTGATCAAGAAGAGATTGGATTCGTTCGTGGAATTGTACGAGATGTTCGAGCCGAGAGTAACTCTTAGCAATCTGTGCGCAGAGGCATTTCTGAAGAATGGCAAGGAGCATTTGCAGCAAAAACCCAAGCTGTATATCAAGATTCTCCCATTGAAAAGAATCAGTAATAACTGCATGGAAATCATATTTCCCAAATTATTCCCCACGAACATTGATAACTTCGAAACGGATACCATGTTGGATTACTTGGAATACTATCGACAGGATAAAAAGCTCGATTTCTTCTTGAAATCTTACAAACAAGTATACGGTAAGAATATCCTCGATGATTCGAGTAAAGTAACGGCGACGTTGCTGAAGATGTTACCGGTCAAGGAGCGAATCAAACAGGCGAGAATCAAATTGCAAAGAGACAGCTCGGACGAGAGGATGGATTATACAATTTGTTGGAAATGTTACTTGCCCATCAATGAGTCGATACCGCAGTTGAAGGAACAGATAAATACCACCTCGGAGATGGAGTATAGATCGGCCCTGGTGTGTAAGATGATATATTCGTGCAAGGTGAACAACGATGACCAAGCTCTGTTGGAAACCATGATGTACATCAAGATCAGGCACAAGAACGAGCAAGGTTTGTTCCTGATGCAAGTGTTCGAGATATTGCTGGAGCTTTACGATCTTCCCCAAATGGGTGAGAATTTCTGGTCGATCTTGATGGATATAATCATGCGTGCCCACATAAAGGGTGATCTGAATATCAGAAATACCACCGGTGTGAGAATAGTGGAGGCTGCCAtccattataaaattcttcaatcCCAACCCATATATCAGatgatcgaaatatttatggaattaaAGATGATGAGCTACATGGACAACTGGAACATTCTTGAGAAATATTCCGAGTACGAAAGAACGTGTTTGGAGATTTGTATAACAATAGCTTCGCAGAAATATGATTCTGACCAGCAACCCTGGAAACAGAACAAAATCGAAATGGTGTACAATCTGTGTTCTTCGATATATCATTTCAACGATACTCACATAAACAAAACCTATCGCGTGGAACGCATGTCGATCAAGAACTATCCTTGGCTGATAGGAAAAGTCAAGGAAATTTTGTCTGCGGATGACGAGAGACACAATCGATACGTCATCGACAATCTAAAACGTATATTGTCGAAACACGAGCAAGATTTATACGAAAGTTTAGTGGTTGAAGAGATCGCTAACGTGAGCAAAGGCGAGGCGTTGAAGGTTCTGAAAAGAAATCCAGAAAAGATTCTGGCTCATTGGAAGGAATACCTGGACGAATGTCAGGACATTTCGTACACGGTGCACACGATACGATTCCTCAAGGCTTCACGCTGGTACAACGAGATCCCAATCAAGTTCGTCGAGCAATCTCTCCAGGAtttggagaagaagaagaaagtttgTAAGATCTTGGTCAACCTCCTGGACGGTGACACGTTCTCGAGAATCATCGAACCGTTCATTCCAACGTACAAGTCGATAGACATACAAAACGATGAGGCTAAAACTAATTACGAATTAGTCGAGCACATTATCCATTGCATGATATTCGCGAATCCACCTGTTTCCCTGACTCTTCTAACCAAACTCTTCGAGGGAGACTACTTGTCAGTCGCTCTGGCAGCTCTGATAAATGTTTGCAGAAGAACGAACGCAATGGACACGATATCGTTCGCCAGAACGTTGGCCAGCCAGAGGGTGTCCGTTCGGAAGCACGGAATAAGATTGATGCATATGCTCGCACCTCGCGATCAATTAATCAACTTCCTTCAAGCCCAGTGGGAGATCGAGGAGAATCACTCCATACGAGAAGTCTTGTTCTCCAAGAGCATGGAATTGTTCAGCGACGATCCCGAGTCAATAACGTGGTCTCACCTCGCTTCTTTAATCTCCATGCTCACGCCGAAGGACGAACACTTGTTCTCGAACGTGTTGCCGCTGATAAAATTGACTCCCAACGAGTACGTGGCCGATTTCATGAAACTTGCCTTATACACGATCGACAAATTCGCGGAGGCGGATGTCATCGGGAAAGGAAAGATCGCGCATTACATCGAGTCATTCTTGAGCTGCATAGACGCGGGCATTTGCAATCTTGTGTCcgaagaatttttcgaacTGCTCGTGCGAAGGTTCTTCTTCCATCAAGATTCTGGGATCTCGAATTGCGCCATCAAGTACATAGTCGGTAATATGTTGCGCCTACCCGCGGATAAATTCGACAGTCTGATGAAAATTATGTGCAACGTGTTGAAAGAGGTTGTGAAGAGCGGCTGGGACGTGGCACATCCCGAAAATCCTTGTTTCTATCCGGTGAACGAGATCGTGTGTCGATTCATCGACGACGTCGTTCATTATTCGTACTCGTTTCAACCTTCTGCAATTAAGTACCAACTGATCGACGGGATTCTGTCCACATTCCTCGTCGTCCTTACCCCACAAACGGACACCATGTCATACCTGATGCTGGTATTCGCCAGGGAACAAATATCCTCGAAAACGCCTAAAGAGTTCGGGATGAATCTGGGCCAAAGGATTATCGAGCTGATCGAAATGTTCTCGATTCTCTTCATCTTTTATATGACtgatattttatgtaacatGCTGAGCGAGGTGAACTTATTCCaggaatac
- the LOC107997716 gene encoding juvenile hormone esterase, giving the protein MASENTVVRVKQGELRGIIEETDYGDQYLAFRGIPYAKPPIGPLRFKDPEPLEPWSGIRDASKHGDVCAQNDTLFRQLKGSDDCLYLNVYRPVAESKTKRVVMVWIHGGAFMVGSGNDDIYGPDYLIRKDIVLVKINYRLGVLGFLNLEHEIAPGNQGLKDQVMALKWVQENISSFGGDPNNVTIFGESAGGGSVHYLAISPLAQGLFHKAIAQSGVAINPWAILTKEPSKYAYDLAAKLGKESTDPKTVLEFLRTVDAQKLAFTETQLLQSKQPYVTFGTFAPCIDNKSPNPFMPQHPLEMMKTGIKVPLLIGYNENEGSSIVNFLFQDMKNEDAVRNVNENFEIVIPSELQSYLKKEGITPNDLKHYYFGKEIINEKTKQKYADFMSDVMFLQGIHDVIDIQIEKAAKSTYMYKFTYDSEMSLLRIVMNVTLPGATHADELQYLFFPHLSKELANKKLLEVGTDTYKIMEYFTQMWTDFAKTGNPTPKITDLITTIWKPLEKTNTYNYLRIDKTLQMESYSKSGQRFDWKRIKNKL; this is encoded by the exons ATGGCGAGTGAAAATACAGTTGTACGCGTGAAGCAAGGTGAATTACGTGGCATTATCGAGGAAACAGATTATGGTGATCAGTATTTGGCATTTCGTGGTATACCATATGCGAAACCACCGATTGGTCCACTTCGATTTAAA GATCCAGAACCGTTAGAACCATGGTCAGGAATAAGAGACGCCTCGAAACATGGAGATGTTTGCGCTCAAAATGACACATTGTTCCGACAATTGAAAGGAAGTGATGATTGTCTTTATCTGAACGTGTATAGGCCAGTGGCTGAGTCAAAGACAAAACGTGTTGTAATGGTATGGATCCATGGTGGAGCTTTTATGGTAGGATCTGGCAACGATGATATTTATGGTCCCGATTATCTGATACGAAAGGATATTGTTCTGGTGAAGATTAATTATAGACTAGGTGTTTTGG GTTTCTTGAATTTGGAGCATGAAATTGCTCCAGGTAATCAAGGTTTAAAGGATCAAGTAATGGCTTTGAAATGGGTGCAGGAAAATATCTCGAGTTTCGGCGGAGATCCCAACAATGTCACTATATTCGGTGAAAGTGCCGGTGGTGGCTCGGTTCACTATTTGGCTATATCTCCTCTAGCTCAGG GCTTATTCCATAAGGCTATCGCGCAAAGCGGAGTGGCAATTAATCCTTGGGCTATTTTAACGAAAGAACCGAGCAAGTACGCGTACGACTTGGCGGCAAAACTTGGTAAGGAATCGACTGATCCTAAAACCGTGCTCGAGTTCTTGAGGACCGTGGACGCGCAGAAACTTGCATTTACCGAGACACAGCTTTTACAGTCAAAG CAACCTTATGTAACATTTGGAACATTTGCACCTTGTATTGACAACAAATCTCCGAATCCATTTATGCCTCAACATCCCTTGGAAATGATGAAAACAGGTATTAAAGTACCCTTACTGATTGGTTATAACGAGAACGAGGGAAGCAGCATTGTTAACTTTc tatttcaagatatgaaaaatgaagatgCTGTGCGAAACGTGAAtgagaatttcgaaattgtaaTTCCTTCGGAGTTACAGTCATACTTGAAGAAGGAAGGTATTACTCCGAATGACCTGAAACACTATTATTTTGGGAAAGaaataatcaatgaaaaaacGAAGCAAAAATATGCAGATTTTATGAGCGATGTCATGTTCCTTCAAGGTATCCATGATGTAATTGATATTCAAATCGAAAAAGCTGCAAAATCTACTTATATGTATAAGTTCACCTACGATTCAGAAATGTCATTATTAAGAATCGTGATGAATGTTACTCTGCcag GTGCTACGCATGCAGAtgaattgcaatatttatttttcccacATTTATCAAAGGAACTTGCAAACAAAAAATTACTAGAAGTTGGAACTGATACATacaaaataatggaatattttactCAAATGTGGACAGATTTTGCTAAAACTGg gaatccAACACCTAAAATCACGGATTTAATTACGACAATTTGGAAACCACTCGAGAaaacaaatacatataattatttgcgcATTGATAAAACGCTTCAAATGGAATCCTATAGTAAGTCAGGGCAAAGATTTGATtggaagagaattaaaaataaattgtaa